The Collimonas fungivorans Ter331 genome has a segment encoding these proteins:
- a CDS encoding GNAT family N-acetyltransferase, with translation MDPTITPQRLTACTVEDVKANQFDQVVGPLTDILMACVEQGASIGFLETPNAEDAFSFWYGVSGSLVSGGRRLLVARFGGQIVGTVQLVLAAPANGRHRAEISKLLVHPDVRRKGVARVLMQQSEAIARADGRSLLFLETRTGDAAESLCNTLGFELAGIVPAYARSTTGKLSDSSFMYKRI, from the coding sequence TTGGACCCGACCATCACCCCGCAACGCCTGACCGCATGCACGGTTGAAGACGTCAAGGCGAACCAGTTCGACCAGGTGGTGGGCCCGCTCACCGATATCCTGATGGCTTGCGTGGAGCAGGGCGCCAGCATCGGATTCCTGGAAACGCCGAATGCCGAAGATGCCTTCTCATTCTGGTACGGCGTCAGCGGCTCGCTGGTGAGCGGCGGCCGGCGCTTGCTGGTGGCGCGTTTTGGCGGCCAGATCGTCGGCACCGTACAGCTGGTGCTGGCGGCGCCGGCCAACGGCCGTCACCGGGCCGAGATTTCCAAGCTGCTGGTGCATCCCGACGTGCGGCGCAAAGGCGTCGCCCGCGTACTGATGCAACAGAGCGAAGCGATTGCGCGCGCCGACGGCCGCTCCCTGCTGTTCCTGGAGACGCGCACCGGCGATGCGGCGGAATCCTTGTGCAACACGCTGGGATTTGAACTGGCAGGCATCGTTCCCGCCTATGCCCGTTCGACCACGGGCAAGCTGAGCGACAGCAGCTTCATGTACAAACGGATCTGA
- a CDS encoding ammonium transporter has product MNIKSTFATILAACTLIAATSMLPASAADEPSASASASVAAASADAPAAASAAVAAAPAASAPAAAAPAASAPAAAAPAAPVPNKGDTAWLLVCTAFVILMTLPGLGLFYGGLVRSKNMLSVLMQCFTVFSLIIVLWILYGYSIAFTEGNAFFGGFSRLFLHGMTPDSAAATFSKGVVVPEFAYVVFQGAFAAITCALIIGAFAERAKFSAILVFTVLWFTFAYLPMAHMVWFWPGPDGFTDAAAAEKLTATGGWLFQKGALDFAGGTVVHINAAIAGLVGSYVIGKRVGFGKEAFKPHSLTLTMVGASLLWFGWFGFNAGSALEANGSAALAFINTLLATAAAVLSWSAGEWIGKGKPSMLGGASGAVAGLVAITPAAGFVGPMGALIMGLLAGFVCLWGVTGLKRLLGADDALDVFGVHGVGGIMGALLTGVFAAPSLGGTGIYDYVTNAVLPDYSIPGQLWIQFEGVLTTLVWSGVVSLIAFKLVDIVMGLRVTEEEEREGLDISSHGESAYHD; this is encoded by the coding sequence ATGAACATCAAAAGTACGTTTGCTACGATTTTGGCGGCTTGCACGCTGATCGCGGCTACTTCCATGTTGCCGGCGTCAGCCGCCGACGAGCCATCAGCAAGTGCTAGCGCCAGCGTAGCAGCAGCCAGCGCCGACGCCCCAGCTGCTGCGTCTGCAGCAGTTGCCGCGGCGCCAGCCGCTTCAGCGCCGGCCGCAGCCGCACCGGCTGCCAGCGCTCCTGCCGCCGCCGCGCCGGCCGCGCCGGTGCCGAACAAGGGCGATACCGCCTGGTTGCTGGTATGTACCGCGTTCGTGATCCTGATGACATTGCCGGGCCTGGGCCTGTTCTACGGCGGCCTGGTGCGCAGCAAGAACATGCTGTCGGTGCTGATGCAGTGTTTCACCGTGTTCTCGCTGATCATTGTGCTGTGGATACTCTACGGCTACAGCATCGCGTTCACCGAAGGCAATGCGTTCTTCGGGGGTTTCAGCCGCCTGTTCTTGCATGGCATGACGCCGGATTCCGCCGCCGCCACGTTCAGCAAAGGCGTTGTGGTGCCTGAGTTTGCCTATGTGGTGTTCCAGGGCGCGTTTGCCGCAATTACCTGCGCCTTGATCATCGGTGCTTTCGCCGAGCGCGCCAAGTTCTCCGCGATCCTAGTGTTCACCGTCTTGTGGTTCACTTTCGCCTATCTGCCGATGGCGCATATGGTCTGGTTCTGGCCTGGTCCGGATGGCTTCACCGACGCTGCCGCTGCAGAAAAACTGACCGCTACCGGCGGCTGGCTGTTCCAGAAGGGCGCGCTCGATTTCGCCGGCGGCACCGTCGTGCATATCAATGCCGCTATCGCCGGCCTGGTCGGTTCGTACGTGATCGGCAAGCGCGTCGGTTTCGGCAAGGAAGCGTTCAAGCCGCATAGCCTGACCCTGACCATGGTCGGCGCCTCGCTGCTGTGGTTCGGCTGGTTCGGTTTCAACGCCGGCTCCGCACTGGAAGCCAACGGCAGCGCCGCACTGGCTTTCATCAATACCTTGCTGGCGACTGCCGCTGCGGTATTGAGCTGGAGCGCCGGTGAATGGATCGGCAAGGGCAAGCCTTCCATGCTGGGCGGCGCTTCGGGTGCTGTCGCAGGCCTGGTGGCGATTACGCCTGCCGCCGGTTTTGTCGGCCCGATGGGCGCGCTGATCATGGGCTTGCTGGCAGGTTTCGTCTGCCTGTGGGGCGTCACCGGCCTGAAACGCTTGCTGGGTGCGGACGATGCGCTGGACGTGTTTGGCGTGCATGGCGTCGGCGGCATCATGGGTGCGCTGCTCACTGGCGTGTTCGCTGCGCCTAGCCTCGGCGGTACTGGCATTTATGACTACGTCACCAATGCAGTCCTGCCAGACTATTCGATCCCGGGCCAGCTGTGGATCCAGTTCGAAGGCGTGCTGACCACGCTGGTCTGGTCAGGCGTGGTTTCGCTGATCGCATTCAAGCTGGTCGACATCGTCATGGGCTTGCGCGTGACCGAAGAAGAAGAACGCGAAGGCCTGGATATCTCCAGCCATGGCGAATCTGCGTATCACGACTAA
- a CDS encoding P-II family nitrogen regulator: MKLITAIIKPFKLDEVREALSAIGVQGITVTEVKGFGRQKGHTELYRGAEYVVDFLPKTKIEAAVDDSILEQAVEAIENAARTGKIGDGKIFVFDLQEVIRIRTGETGKDAI, translated from the coding sequence ATGAAACTGATTACAGCAATCATCAAACCATTCAAGCTCGACGAGGTGCGCGAAGCGCTTTCGGCGATTGGCGTACAAGGCATTACCGTGACCGAGGTCAAGGGTTTCGGGCGCCAGAAAGGGCATACTGAGCTGTACCGCGGCGCCGAGTACGTGGTCGACTTCTTGCCAAAGACAAAAATCGAAGCGGCGGTGGACGACAGCATCCTGGAGCAGGCGGTAGAAGCGATTGAAAACGCAGCCCGCACCGGCAAGATCGGCGACGGCAAGATTTTTGTATTTGATCTGCAGGAAGTTATTCGTATTCGTACCGGTGAAACCGGCAAAGATGCAATCTAA
- a CDS encoding TorF family putative porin: protein MKKLILAATIAASFSAGLAHAEDAKPDNEISYNIGAVNDYRFRGISQTRLDPAIQGGADYTNNPTGLYAGTWLSNIKWIKDAVDTANTGTGGKGSIEWDIYAGKRGELPGGFTYDVGGLYYYYPTNNYSQIGRNANTFELYGQLGYGPAYFKYSHALTNLFGTVDSKGSAYYDAGANIDVGAGVTLGLHVGHQTVEHASFYSYTDWKIGATKTFEQLAGVTLGLAYVGTNAKDNAYVSPGGKNLGRDGVVFSVAKTF, encoded by the coding sequence ATGAAAAAGCTGATTTTAGCCGCAACAATAGCAGCAAGTTTCTCCGCAGGTCTCGCCCATGCCGAAGACGCCAAGCCGGATAACGAGATCAGCTACAACATAGGCGCGGTCAACGACTACCGCTTCCGCGGCATCTCGCAAACGCGCCTGGACCCGGCGATACAGGGCGGCGCGGACTACACCAATAACCCGACCGGGCTGTATGCGGGGACCTGGCTATCCAACATCAAGTGGATCAAGGATGCGGTCGACACCGCCAACACCGGCACCGGCGGCAAGGGTTCGATTGAATGGGACATCTACGCCGGCAAGCGCGGCGAACTGCCGGGCGGGTTCACGTATGACGTCGGCGGCCTGTATTACTACTACCCGACCAACAACTATAGCCAGATCGGCCGCAACGCCAATACCTTCGAACTGTACGGGCAGCTCGGCTATGGTCCGGCCTATTTCAAGTACTCACATGCACTGACCAACCTGTTCGGCACGGTCGACAGCAAGGGCAGCGCTTACTACGATGCAGGCGCCAATATCGACGTCGGCGCGGGCGTCACGCTGGGACTGCACGTTGGCCACCAGACTGTGGAACACGCCAGCTTTTACAGTTACACCGACTGGAAAATCGGCGCGACCAAGACCTTCGAGCAGTTGGCAGGCGTGACTTTGGGGCTGGCTTATGTCGGCACCAACGCCAAGGACAACGCGTATGTCAGCCCGGGCGGCAAGAACCTGGGCCGCGACGGGGTAGTGTTTTCGGTAGCGAAGACTTTCTGA